In a genomic window of Wyeomyia smithii strain HCP4-BCI-WySm-NY-G18 chromosome 1, ASM2978416v1, whole genome shotgun sequence:
- the LOC129731038 gene encoding serine protease easter-like: protein MYPIWLRLLVLAVGCALAAEVFQNAQFQCGIPKQANTLLIVNGADAKISDWPWHAAIRLHTSDGQPQYVCGGTLISERFVLTAAHCTLGENPNKLPTISVQLGVNAVGSPEGKVYKVEKIHRHAGFALADLKDDIALLELDSPVEFTDYILPVCLSKKTTIEAGKLGAVVGWGFTENDFPSTKLKLAKLPVVDKKECQRREPELYGRVLKEKVFCAGYTNGTSACNGDSGGGIVFERGDAWYLGGIVSFTRSRDGSSLCLTTTYTAFTKTESYLDWIARITNIDFSEEYGIEKTVPCSTKDTPDGFCVPVQQCRNILDALRSPLLSKETANQLKQNVCQLRGIRRSVCCQPDQVEKIPIHRNAILLPQDCGVAKRSEPTTTAVRAKVYEFPWIALVLSSKATPEKNPYCVGSLINNRYVLTSAGCLKAKERIDLDFVRLGEHTLNQPQDCDTYNDPETRNTVEECAAPPLDVKAVLPFTIHPLHNKPFRGNDFALIRMEQKVAFTDNIRPICLPVREALRNNLPHEFVLTLMETTTKQELYKTRSEFTEVEECEERFEDYGYTPWVTDKMFCALAQGPNFVCTPHMGAPLVSMVQQGSTTRAVLYGTAMMNPSNCTIARTIPKTYLRVPLYVDWILENMAP from the exons ATGTATCCAATTTGGTTGCGTTTGCTAGTGCTGGCAGTAGGCTGTGCGTTGGCGGCAGAAGTCTTTCAAAATGCCCAATTTCAGTGTGGGATACCGAAGCAAGCCAACACGCTGCTAATTGTCAACGGGGCCGATGCGAAGATCAGTGACTGGCCGTGGCATGCTGCGATTAGACTTCACACCAGCGACGGTCAACCGCAGTACGTCTGCGGGGGGACGCTGATTAGTGAGAGATTTGTGTTGACCGCAGCTCACTGCACTCTCGGTGAGAATCCCAATAAATTACCTACGATTTCCGTCCAATTGGGGGTGAATGCTGTCGGTTCACCGGAAGGAAAGGTGTACAAGGTGGAGAAAATTCATCGTCATGCTGGGTTTGCATTAGCCGACCTCAAGGATGATATTGCATTGTTGGAGTTGGACTCGCCGGTAGAATTTACCGACTACATTTTGCCAGTTTGTTTGAGTAAAAAAACCACGATCGAGGCTGGCAAGCTAGGAGCTGTGGTGGGATGGGGATTCACCGAAAATGATTTTCCTTCGACGAAGCTGAAGCTGGCGAAATTGCCTGTGGTTGATAAGAAGGAGTGCCAACGGCGCGAACCGGAGTTGTACGGTCGAGTTTTGAAGGAAAAGGTCTTCTGTGCGGGTTATACTAATG GAACTTCTGCTTGTAATGGTGACAGTGGCGGTGGTATTGTCTTCGAGCGAGGTGACGCTTGGTACTTGGGAGGAATCGTCTCGTTCACCCGTTCTAGAGATGGATCGAGTCTGTGCTTGACAACTACATACACGGCCTTCACCAAAACCGAATCATATCTGGATTGGATTGCGCGAATAACGAACATTGATTTCAGCGAAGAGTATGGAATAGAGA AAACCGTTCCCTGCTCAACCAAGGACACACCGGATGGATTTTGTGTTCCAGTGCAACAGTGTCGTAATATTTTGGATGCTCTACGGTCGCCTCTACTATCGAAGGAGACAGCGAATCAGTTGAAGCAGAACGTGTGTCAACTACGTGGTATTCGTCGCAGCGTCTGCTGCCAACCGGATCAGGTCGAAAAAATTCCAATCCATCGGAATGCCATACTGCTTCCGCAGGATTGCGGAGTGGCCAAAAGAAGTGAACCAACCACAACCGCCGTTCGAGCAAAGGTTTACGAATTTCCCTGGATTGCTCTTGTACTCTCTAGTAAAGCTACTCCAGAAAAGAATCCCTATTGCGTGGGATCTCTGATCAATAACCGTTATGTACTGACGTCTGCTGGGTGTTTGAAGGCGAAAGAACGCATCGATTT AGACTTCGTTCGACTCGGAGAACACACTTTGAACCAACCGCAGGATTGCGATACATACAACGACCCCGAAACCCGCAATACTGTCGAGGAATGTGCAGCCCCTCCGTTAGACGTTAAAGCAGTGCTTCCCTTCACAATTCACCCGCTCCATAATAAACCTTTCAGAGGCAATGACTTTGCATTGATTCGAATGGAGCAAAAGGTGGCGTTCACTG ATAACATTCGACCGATCTGTCTACCTGTCCGGGAAGCCCTACGAAACAATCTGCCCCATGAATTTGTTCTAACCTTGATGGAAACCACCACCAAGCAGGAACTGTACAAAACCCGGTCAGAGTTCACGGAAGTTGAGGAGTGCGAAGAACGTTTCGAGGATTATGGCTACACTCCATGGGTGACGGACAAAATGTTCTGTGCACTGGCTCAGGGGCCCAACTTTGTATGTACCCCTCACATGGGAGCTCCGTTGGTTTCGATGGTCCAACAGGGTAGCACCACCCGCGCGGTGTTGTACGGCACGGCGATGATGAATCCAAGCAACTGTACGATCGCACGGACCATTCCGAAGACCTACCTGAGGGTGCCACTGTACGTGGACTGGATTTTAGAGAATATGGCACCTTAA
- the LOC129731110 gene encoding serine protease easter-like: MYPIWMRLLVLAVGCVLGAEVFHNAQFQCGIPKHANTLLIVNGADAKISDWPWHAAVRLHTSDGQPQYVCGGTLISERFVVTAAHCTLGENPNKLPTISVQLGVNAVGSPEGKVYKVEKIHRHAGFTLADLKDDIALLELDSPVEFTDYILPVCLSKKTTIEAGKLGAVVGWGFTENDLPSTRLKLAKLPVVDKKECQRREPELYGRVLTEKVFCAGYTNGTSACNGDSGGGIVFERGDAWYLGGIISFTRSRDGSSLCLTTTYSAFTKTESYLDWIAQITNTDFSEEYGIEKTVPCSSKGTPNGFCVPVQQCRNILDALRSPLLSKEIANQLKQSVCQLRGIRRSVCCQPDQVERIPIHRNAILLPQECGVAKRSEPPTTAVRAKVFEFPWIAIVLSSKVTPDRNHYCVGSLINNRYVLASAGCLTSKQRSDLDFVRLGEHTLNQPQDCDTYTDPRTRNTVEECAAPPLDVKAVLPFTIHPLHNKPFRNNDFGLVRMEQKVAFTDNIRPICLPVREALRSNLPHDFILAMMETTTKQELYKTRSKFIETEECEELYEDNGYTPSYSDQMFCGLAQGPSFVCTPHLGAPLVSMVQQGSTTRAVLYGTTVRHSDNCTIAQFIPKMYLRVPLFVDWILENIAP, translated from the exons ATGTATCCAATTTGGATGCGTTTGCTAGTGTTGGCAGTAGGCTGTGTGTTGGGAGCAGAGGTTTTTCACAATGCCCAATTTCAGTGCGGGATACCGAAGCATGCCAACACGCTGCTAATTGTCAACGGGGCTGATGCGAAGATCAGTGACTGGCCGTGGCATGCTGCGGTAAGACTTCACACCAGCGACGGTCAACCGCAGTACGTCTGCGGGGGGACGCTGATTAGTGAGAGATTTGTGGTGACCGCAGCTCACTGCACTCTTGGTGAGAATCCCAATAAACTACCTACGATTTCCGTTCAATTGGGGGTGAATGCTGTCGGTTCACCGGAAGGAAAGGTGTACAAGGTGGAGAAAATTCATCGTCATGCTGGGTTTACATTAGCCGACTTGAAGGATGATATTGCATTGCTGGAGTTGGACTCGCCGGTAGAGTTTACCGACTACATTTTGCCAGTTTGTTTGAGTAAAAAAACCACGATCGAGGCTGGAAAGTTAGGTGCTGTGGTGGGTTGGGGATTCACCGAGAATGATCTTCCTTCGACGAGGCTGAAGCTGGCGAAATTACCTGTGGTTGACAAGAAGGAGTGTCAACGCCGCGAACCGGAGTTATACGGTCGAGTTTTAACGGAGAAGGTCTTCTGTGCGGGGTACACTAATG GAACTTCGGCTTGCAATGGCGATAGTGGCGGCGGTATTGTCTTCGAACGTGGTGACGCTTGGTACTTGGGAGGAATCATCTCCTTCACCCGTTCTAGAGATGGATCAAGCCTGTGCTTGACTACAACGTACTCGGCCTTCACCAAAACCGAATCATATCTGGATTGGATTGCGCAAATTACGAACACTGATTTCAGTGAAGAATACGGAATCGAGA AAACTGTCCCCTGCTCAAGCAAGGGCACACCGAATGGATTCTGCGTTCCAGTGCAGCAGTGTCGAAACATTTTGGACGCTCTACGATCGCCTCTACTGTCGAAGGAGATAGCCAATCAGTTAAAGCAAAGTGTGTGTCAACTGCGTGGAATTCGTCGCAGCGTCTGCTGCCAACCGGATCAGGTTGAACGGATTCCGATCCATCGAAATGCCATACTGCTTCCGCAAGAGTGCGGGGTGGCCAAGAGAAGTGAACCTCCCACAACCGCCGTCCGGGCAAAAGTTTTCGAATTTCCCTGGATTGCTATTGTACTCTCCAGTAAAGTCACTCCGGATAGGAATCACTATTGCGTCGGATCTCTAATCAACAATCGCTACGTACTTGCGTCTGCTGGGTGTTTGACATCGAAACAACGCTCCGATTT GGACTTCGTCCGGCTTGGAGAACACACGCTGAACCAGCCGCAGGACTGTGACACTTACACCGACCCTAGAACCCGCAATACTGTCGAGGAATGTGCAGCTCCTCCGTTGGACGTTAAAGCAGTGCTTCCTTTCACAATTCACCCCCTTCATAATAAACCTTTTAGAAATAATGATTTCGGATTGGTTCGAATGGAGCAGAAGGTGGCGTTCACTG ATAACATTCGACCGATCTGTCTGCCCGTCCGGGAGGCGCTGCGTAGCAATCTGCCCCATGATTTCATCCTGGCAATGATGGAAACTACCACCAAGCAGGAGCTGTACAAAACCCGTTCGAAGTTCATCGAAACTGAGGAGTGCGAAGAACTATACGAAGATAACGGCTACACGCCATCATATTCAGACCAAATGTTCTGCGGACTGGCTCAGGGACCTAGCTTCGTGTGCACCCCTCACTTGGGAGCTCCACTGGTTTCTATGGTTCAACAGGGTAGCACCACCCGGGCGGTGTTGTACGGTACGACGGTAAGGCATTCAGACAACTGCACGATCGCACAGTTCATTCCGAAGATGTACCTGCGGGTGCCGCTGTTCGTGGACTGGATTTTGGAGAATATTGCACCTTAG